One window of Dermacentor andersoni chromosome 7, qqDerAnde1_hic_scaffold, whole genome shotgun sequence genomic DNA carries:
- the LOC140219480 gene encoding uncharacterized protein, with the protein MAPVVLRYGFRKVAGIDEYFRASALEKGRKLCAAKYAYDVEETLERFDGDSQVAAKCHSQVRQATYDVNIQLSSQRRILGAQCTCKAGLGGGCKHVAAVVLFVNEADAPSSTDRPQGWGRPSSKPDTSRRESIEELFGVGTKKGR; encoded by the exons ATGGCACCCGTAGTGCTGCGCTACGGTTTTAGAAAAGTGGCCGGGATCGACGAATATTTCCGTGCTAGTGCGCTTGAGAAGGGCCGAAAGTTGTGCGCTGCGAAGTACGCTTACGACGTCGAGGAGACCCTGGAACGCTTTGATGGCGATTCACAAGTGGCGGCGAAATGTCACTCGCAAGTGCGTCAAGCTACGTACGACGTCAACATTCAG CTGTCATCGCAGCGGCGAATACTGGGTGCGCAGTGCACGTGCAAGGCCGGCCTTGGTGGCGGTTGCAAACATGTAGCTGCCGTCGTCCTGTTTGTCAACGAGGCCGACGCGCCGTCTTCGACTGATCGCCCTCAAGGGTGGGGTCGGCCGTCCTCTAAGCCGGACACTTCTCGAAGGGAGTCCATCGAAGAGCTTTTTGGAG TTGGCACAAAGAAAGGTCGGTAA
- the LOC140219589 gene encoding uncharacterized protein encodes MSLKTDNDIHSLAGGLYQQQSCLEPPNGHSSLELVRSPFAGARFIFSLICDFQVEYNLEEEHIEALDLTVQKVCQKEESATPCFTTPAGNLPCLLHRAAGPDSRVCFFGGFDTVSLTPGAVRDLCGVSDNVFSLLLSLLPHTRDKGTDVSLPNKLLIFLFKMKHGVPFSAIAVIFGIHETTAARTFHAVLGTLAGATRKWIYKPHMQVIRDTRPECFKVNYPDCTLIVDCTEVRTETPSEVRQQHVLYSTYKSGFTLKFLVAIAPSGLIVFKSKSYGGRCSDTQIVLESGFLEIIGQHDVILADKGFPGILAGVAGKSAVLIMPPFSTGNQPFSPAELQETYNVAQVRVHVERVIQRIKTHGILEHRIPVSLIPAMSEIFHMCCILANLQSPIIQNNTK; translated from the exons ATGTCGTTAAAAACC GACAATGACATTCACAGTTTGGCTGGAGGCTTGTATCAGCAGCAGTCATGCCTTGAACCGCCAAATGGACACAGTAGCCTGGAGCTGGTACGTTCACCGTTTGCTGGAGCTCGATTCATATTCTCTCTCATTTGCGACTTTCAGGTTGAATACAATCTTGAAGAGGAGCACATTGAGGCATTAGACCTTACAGTGCAAAAGGTGTGCCAGAAAGAAGAATCAGCCACACCATGCTTCACAACACCAGCAGGAAATTTGCCATGCCTATTGCACCGTGCCGCAGGACCAGACTCTAGGGTTTGCTTTTTTGGGGGATTCGACACAGTTTCCTTAACACCTGGCGCAGTGAGAGACCTCTGTGGCGTTTCTGACAATGTTTTCTCGCTCCTGTTAAGTCTCCTGCCTCACACGAGAGATAAGGGTACTGATGTCAGTCTTCCGAACAAACTTTTAATATTTCTATTCAAAATGAAGCACGGAGTGCCTTTTAGTGCAATTGCAGTAATTTTTGGCATTCATGAAACAACAGCAGCACGAACGTTTCATGCAGTTCTGGGCACGCTTGCGGGTGCTACAAGAAAGTGGATATATAAGCCACATATGCAAGTGATACGGGATACACGTCCAGAGTGTTTTAAGGTCAACTATCCTGACTGCACACTCATTGTCGATTGCACTGAGGTGCGCACAGAAACACCATCAGAGGTGAGGCAACAACATGTCCTCTACTCCACGTACAAAAGTGGCTTTACATTGAAATTTTTAGTTGCGATTGCCCCCTCTGGCCTCATTGTATTCAAGTCCAAATCCTATGGTGGGCGTTGCTCAGACACACAAATCGTGCTAGAATCAGGATTCCTTGAAATAATTGGTCAGCATGATGTTATTCTTGCTGATAAGGGTTTTCCTGGAATACTAGCAGGTGTAGCAGGTAAAAGTGCCGTACTGATTATGCCACCATTCTCAACTGGCAACCAGCCTTTCTCACCTGCAGAACTGCAAGAAACATACAATGTTGCTCAAGTGCGCGTGCATGTAGAGAGAGTGATACAGCGCATAAAAACTCATGGAATTTTGGAGCACCGTATTCCTGTCAGTTTGATTCCTGCCATGAGTGAGATTTTTCATATGTGCTGCATTTTGGCAAATCTGCAAAGTCCAATAATTCAAAACAACACAAAGTAA